From the Finegoldia magna ATCC 29328 genome, the window AATAAAATTTGGATATTGTACTGAATTTTTCATAATGACTGATGCTGACGAAAATTCATATAGATCAAAACTTGAAAACCTTGGAGATTGTTTATTAGTTGTAAAAGGTGATGGAGTAATCAAGACTCATATACACACTAACAATCCTGGTAAAGTTTTAGAAATAGCCTTAGAATTAGGCGCATTAAAAGATATTAAAATTGATAACATGAGATTACAACATCAAAACTTGTATTCTACTGAAGAAGAAATTAATCAAGCTTCTAGTAAACCTTCAGAACCAGAAAAAGATTTTGGATTTGTGGTTGTTAGCAGTGGGAAAGGCTTCAGCAAAGTTTTTGAGATGCTAAATGTCGATGAAGTAATAACTGGTGGCCAAACAATGAATCCATCAACTGAAGATATAGTTAATTCTATAGAAAAAGTTAATGCAAAGACAGTTTATGTGTTCCCAAATAATAAAAATATTATATTATCAGCAAATCAAGCTAAACAAATAGTTGATAAGCAAGTATATGTGGTAGAAACAAAAGCCGTACCACAATCTATTTCTGCGCTTTTGGCTTTCAACGAAGAAGCTAGTGCACAAGAAAACTTTGACAGTTTTAACGATGTAATATCTACTGTAAAAACGGGAGAAGTTACTTTTGCTGTGAAAGATTTAAATATGTCTGATATAAAAGTGAAAAAAGACGATATTATCGGTCTTGATCAAAAGAATATTAGGGCTGTCGGTAATGATATTAACAAAGTTTCAATGGATTTATTAAGACAACTAATTCAAAAAGATGATTCATTAGTCACTATATATTACGGCGAAGGTTGTGATGAAATGATGGCCAATAAATTAAGGGATAGTTTGGAAGAAGAATATAAAGATATTGATATAGAGGTTGTTGAGGGATCTCAACCGTTATATTATTATGTATTTTCAATAGAATAACTCCTTACAAAGAATAACAAATAATAGATCGATTTTATCGGTCTATTATTTGTATTACTAATGTAAGGATTTTTTTGTGTGGTGAATTATGCAATTATCAGAAATAAAAGGAATAGGAAAGAAAAAATTAGAAGTATTAAACTCTATGGGTATTATCAATATTAATGATTTGTTGAATTATTTTCCTTACAGATACGAAAACAGATCTATTATTAAAAACATTATTGATACGAGAGATGAAGAAAATTGTGTTATAAAGGTAAAGTTTATTTCTAAACCTATAACTAAATATTTAAGAAGAAATCTAAACTTAACAACTGCTATAGCATTTGATGATACTTCAAAAATTAGCGTGTCATGGTTTAATCAACCTTTTATTAGAAATCAAATTTTGCCAAATACAACTTATTAT encodes:
- a CDS encoding DAK2 domain-containing protein → MKNDATLFKNCLLAGFKNLENKREIVNSLNVFPVPDGDTGTNMTLTIKSAISKVNGVTDLSIASLAKAMSDGSLMGARGNSGVITSQIMRGFYNGFKDYTEFNILALRDGFVESYKTAYKAVMKPTEGTILTVSRCMGEFAEDNYQNYEDIKEFLTDIISEGNKALLKTKEMLPVLKEADVVDAGGQGLMLFLEGVLNYDNEKLISETVIDESSRTINENTNVVSDEEIKFGYCTEFFIMTDADENSYRSKLENLGDCLLVVKGDGVIKTHIHTNNPGKVLEIALELGALKDIKIDNMRLQHQNLYSTEEEINQASSKPSEPEKDFGFVVVSSGKGFSKVFEMLNVDEVITGGQTMNPSTEDIVNSIEKVNAKTVYVFPNNKNIILSANQAKQIVDKQVYVVETKAVPQSISALLAFNEEASAQENFDSFNDVISTVKTGEVTFAVKDLNMSDIKVKKDDIIGLDQKNIRAVGNDINKVSMDLLRQLIQKDDSLVTIYYGEGCDEMMANKLRDSLEEEYKDIDIEVVEGSQPLYYYVFSIE